The segment TGATTCTCAATGCCTTACAAGAAAAGGGACGGACGATCGTGCTGGAACAACGGACCAAAGCCGAATCGGACTTAGCAGTCGCCGCGGCATCAATCTTAGCACGGGCTGAGTTTCTCCTTCGCCTCAAACGCCTCTCCGCCGAAGTCGGCACCACCCTCCCCAAAGGCGCCTCTCCAGCCGTCGAACTCGCCGCTAAGATGATCATCAAGAAACACGGACGGGATCGACTGGACTCGGTCGCCAAGCTGCACTTCAAGACCACGCAGGCCATCTTGGCCAGGCTGATCTGATTCTCCAGCTGGCTGTCAGTCAACAAGGTCTGGCCTGATGGGCCCGCGCGCGGCCGATCGCAAAACACCTCCTGATGAACGCCATTCTAAAGAATGCATCGGTACGGCAGGACTCAGTGCAGTGCGGTGGCCGACTAATTGCCGGATCTTCTCGGCCAGGGTCTCTGCAATCATGCGATTGCCTCGAGGGCTCAAGTGTACCCCGTTCATCAAGACATCTCTGTCCTGATCGAGTACCTTCTGAATGTCCACAAACGGCACACCGCTGGAATCCGCCCAATGCTCGAGATCGGTGGTGAGCGCGCTGTGTGTAAGAAGGGGGAGCTCCCTGATCTTAATTGCACCTTCTTTTTCCAACTTGTCCTTTATTATTTTAACTTCTGGCGCATATGTGACCCCCTTCATATCAGCTTCCTTGACGATATGGGACTTCGCCTGCTGCTTGAGAGCCACAAATATGATTCCACGCTGCTGACACTCCCGATACAGTTTGTCGATACTCGCAATGAAATGTTCGCTCGTACCCGTCATGTGCCGTTGAACCTGTCCGCGGTTGAACGTCGGCTCGGCGGTCATGTTCTGCCGAATGCTGTCGATAAACGCGACCGTGACGAGGTGATCACGCACCATCCCATAACCAGCCTTTAATGGTGTGCTCGCCGACTGTTCTCGTCTCTGGGTAGAATTCTTCCTGTCGCCCTCACTCACGCTTGGGTTTCCTCTGGCCGCATCGTTGACCCCTTCGTAAAAAGTGACCACGTCCGGGTGCAACGGTATCGCCTCCGCATAGAAGAGGGCGAGTATTTCCTCCGAACGGAGGTGAGGAATACCGAGATTAATCACTTCAACCTTCCGGTTACCTCTGAGTCTTTGTTGAGTGCTTGTTCGAGATAGTAGGGGTAGGTTTCGTTATCGCGGTCATAGTAGCCGAACGTGGAAAAGGACCCGAGCGTGACAATGCGCGTGACTCCTGGTTTCTTGGTTTCGTCGATCTCTCTACCGCGGAACCCCCGCGAATTGATGGATGCCCTGAAAGTTTCCTTCGTCGCCGGATCATGGTCGATCTTCAATTCATGGGGGAAGAATTTTGTGTACCCCTGTTGAATACTTTCGTGCTGCATGACCGTGTGATGATCAGTCGCGGCAGGAACGTTCTGCCGTTGGAAGCGCGTGCCATAATAGAGCACGCTGGGCCCAACCCGAAAGGCGAGCACAGTCCGAAAGTCGGCCTCGACCACCGAAAGGCTAATGAGCACCATCGCAATATAGAAGCTACCTCGCTCGATGCTTGAAACTCGCACAACAGCGAGAAAGTCAGACATCAGCACTTCCTGTATGTCGATCACCTTACGAGTCCGCTCTTTTTGCGAAGGAGCATCCATATTCTGTTGTCCTCTACTTGTGACTTACCAGTATCGTCGTGGGAGAGGTCTTCGCGAGGTCACTCACAATATCGTTGGCCATCTGTTCCGCCATCACACGATGGCCTTCCCCATTAGGGTGGCCATCGACCTTCGAATTCACATGTGAAGCTATGCGCAGCCCCGCAAACCATGGTGCCATGTCCTTGACCGGAACTCCTTTGGCATGCCGAACCACATCTTCCAGCAATAAGTTATTGTCGCGTGGATCCAACCGTTCGAAGAATAGGATGAGTGGGATCCTCCGTTCTTCACACATCTCAATTAGTTCGCCTAACGCCGACATGGACGCACGCCATCCCATCCCATTTTGCGAGGGAGCAGAAGGCTCCTCTTTTACCTGTTTAGGTATGGCATAGCGATAGGTATGATGAGCTAATCGAAAGAGCCACAGCTTCCTCACCATAGTTTCTAACATGTCGGGAAAAGGCTTTCCCCACAGAGAACTTTGAGTCCATGGATCGAAAGGCCCTTTGTTCACTTCGATGTCATTCTGCACATAGGTCAACATCACCAAATCCGGCTGCAGATTGATCCCTTCCTGCTTGAAATAGGTCACCTCTTGCACCGTGTTGTACCCCCCCACCCCACTGTTGATCACCCTCACCGGCCGGTGGAGACGACCTTGCAGTAATGATTCGAGCCGGGCAGTGAACGTCTTGTCCTGGTCCACCCCCCATCCAAAGGTCACCGAGTCTCCAAGCGCAAGAATCCGATATTCCCCGGCGGCTTTCGGCAAAATCGGTCGATCGCGTAATCCTCGTTCGTTATAGGTCACGCGCACGTCGCCGTAGCGGGCCTCCCAGGACGGTTTGTGGCGGAAGATGAGCTGGTCATCGGCCAGCTTGTCGCGCACGTAATTCCCTGCCAGCTCGTAGTAGGAGATCCCGAGCGGATCAACCAGACGAAGCGCCAGTTCGACCACACCGATCGATACGAGCAATGACACACCGCTTACGAGGAGCCCTGTTTTCGCCTGGCAAAGCTTCAAGTACCAAGACGACTTGATCAGTGAGAGTATCACGGCGATACCAACCAGCAGACCAAGCAGATAGGCATAATTCCAGCTATACCGGCCCAATACCACTGGAGGATGCGAACGATGGGTAGCCGCGAGCAGGACCCCGCTCCACGCCACGATGGAGACTCCTATTTTTACCCACCTAAGTCGAGAACTCATCACTCCTCGATCCCTTGTGCGAGAAGGGGGCAGAAGAATTCCCGTTCGATCGGTCGCAATACGCTGTCGTCCATTCAGATGCAATGTCTAACGTGTTGATATCAGATGAGAATAGAACCGTACATTCCGACACGCTTCAATAGTACAAAGGAAGGAGGGGGGGGTACTTTTGAACCTAGTAGTCCGGCAATGGTGTGAGGCAACGTCGGCCACTCGCTTACCTTGCGAATGCCGGCGCTGTGGGTGACCAGCAAACAGAAAGCGCTACAAACTTCCCTATCCTAGGGAGATCTGACAGCAACCGCTTTGCTTGACTGAGAAGGTATTCGATGTGGCTGTTTCAGGATGATGCGGGCTGTGGCGAGGAGCCGACGATTATCGGTATCGGACGAGATACTCGTGTATCACATCGGAACCAGCGTAGATCTCTGGGTTCTACCCTGATTGCGGTTGCAGAGTGAGATACTAAATGGGCCAGGAACGACTGGCCTAAGCCGATTCTCCCACTTCGAGGTCCGAGGGCTTGCTTTCTAGTGCGGAAGCGCCTTCCGTGATCGGTTCCCCTTCCCAATACAAGATCCGGCGGCAATAGGGGCAGAGATGCAGGTCTTCCGACCGTTTGACTTGCGCGATAAGCTGCGGCGGGATCTGTAGACGGCAGCCGAGACAGATGCCGTCACGCACGGCCGCAAGAGGGTGGTCTTTCCGCGAGGCCTTGACCTGGTTGTACCGATCGAGCAGGGCTTTCTCAACCTTCACTGAAGCCTCTCGATGGCGAAGTTGGAGTTGAGCCAGTTCCGTCGCAAGCTCCTTGTCCTGTGCGTCCAGTCTCTGTTTCTCCTGTGTAAACACCTTCTCATGTGCGGTACTTTTCTCCTGAAGCTCCTTGAGGGTCTTCTGCAATTCGTCGATCTTCTCCATCGTCAACAGAATCTTTTCTTCAAAATCTCCTCGTTTCTTACTCGCCAAGTCCAGCTCGAACAAGTGCGCCTGATACTCCTTGTTGGTCTTCAGGCTTGCCGCGTGCGATTTCATCTTGTCTGTGTGCGCCTCATGCGCCTCCAGGTCCTTTTCATGCGAGCGACGTTCTTTAACGGCAGTCTCGACGGCGACCTTTGTGTCGTTTAGGATCCGACTTGCCTCTCGAAGAGGAGCCTCGGCAGCATGGAGACGTTCGGGGATTTTTCGGCGGATTTCACCGATCTCCATGATTCGGAGATCGAGCTTTTGCAGTTCAATGAGCGGGGAAAGTTTTTGGTTCAACGTATCCTTTCCATCGATGCCGGGGCACTGAAGGGGTCAGGCACCCGTCCAGACTGGTGGGCCCACTAGGACTTGAACCTAGGACCAGCTGATTATGAGTCAGCCGCTCTAACCACCTGAGCTATGGGCCCCCTTCAGAAAGGTCAACTCTCAGGCTAAGGTCGACCATTAAGGAACCGGATCCCCGGCTCTCTTTAAGCTTCGTCCTTACCTCAACCTCGACTTGAGACGGATTCTAGGCTGCTGCTCCGAGCAGAGTCAAATCGCGCCGTCTTGAACTCTGAAATCTATAAGCTCTCGACAAAACTCCTCAGCTTTTTACTACGGCTCGGATGCCGTAATTTCCTCAAGGCCTTGGCTTCGATTTGCCTGATGCGTTCACGGGTGACTTCAAAATCCTGCCCGACTTCTTCCAAGGTATGATCGGTCGCTTCGCCGATACCGAACCGCTTGCGCAGCACCTTCTCCTCACGAGGCGTCAAGGTTTCCAAGGCGCTGTTGATCTGTCGTTGTAAGTCGTAGCGAATAGCCGCTTCCAGCGGAGACACGGCCTTCTTGTCTTCGATGAAATCGCCCAGATGGCTGTCTTCCTCTTCACCGATCGGCGTTTCGAGCGAGATGGGCTCGCGGGCGATCTTGAGGATCTTCCGGACTTTGTCCAACGGCAGATCCATGCGTTCGGCGATCTCTTC is part of the Nitrospira sp. genome and harbors:
- a CDS encoding SGNH/GDSL hydrolase family protein; translation: MINLGIPHLRSEEILALFYAEAIPLHPDVVTFYEGVNDAARGNPSVSEGDRKNSTQRREQSASTPLKAGYGMVRDHLVTVAFIDSIRQNMTAEPTFNRGQVQRHMTGTSEHFIASIDKLYRECQQRGIIFVALKQQAKSHIVKEADMKGVTYAPEVKIIKDKLEKEGAIKIRELPLLTHSALTTDLEHWADSSGVPFVDIQKVLDQDRDVLMNGVHLSPRGNRMIAETLAEKIRQLVGHRTALSPAVPMHSLEWRSSGGVLRSAARGPIRPDLVD
- a CDS encoding SGNH/GDSL hydrolase family protein, which produces MAWSGVLLAATHRSHPPVVLGRYSWNYAYLLGLLVGIAVILSLIKSSWYLKLCQAKTGLLVSGVSLLVSIGVVELALRLVDPLGISYYELAGNYVRDKLADDQLIFRHKPSWEARYGDVRVTYNERGLRDRPILPKAAGEYRILALGDSVTFGWGVDQDKTFTARLESLLQGRLHRPVRVINSGVGGYNTVQEVTYFKQEGINLQPDLVMLTYVQNDIEVNKGPFDPWTQSSLWGKPFPDMLETMVRKLWLFRLAHHTYRYAIPKQVKEEPSAPSQNGMGWRASMSALGELIEMCEERRIPLILFFERLDPRDNNLLLEDVVRHAKGVPVKDMAPWFAGLRIASHVNSKVDGHPNGEGHRVMAEQMANDIVSDLAKTSPTTILVSHK
- a CDS encoding C4-type zinc ribbon domain-containing protein, which encodes MNQKLSPLIELQKLDLRIMEIGEIRRKIPERLHAAEAPLREASRILNDTKVAVETAVKERRSHEKDLEAHEAHTDKMKSHAASLKTNKEYQAHLFELDLASKKRGDFEEKILLTMEKIDELQKTLKELQEKSTAHEKVFTQEKQRLDAQDKELATELAQLQLRHREASVKVEKALLDRYNQVKASRKDHPLAAVRDGICLGCRLQIPPQLIAQVKRSEDLHLCPYCRRILYWEGEPITEGASALESKPSDLEVGESA